In Candidatus Stygibacter australis, the sequence TCTCAAATTCTCCATTCTCATCTGCTGTGACATTATATTCCGTGTCATCTTCGCTGATCAAAGTCACCTGAGTTCCGGCAGGATCTATTCCATCTGCATACACTGTCCCCTCAAGATCAACAAAACTATGAAGATATTCAATTGTCGTACGCAGCGTTATCTGGGCAGCGTCAGTGGCATATCCCAGATTTACACCTGAGCTTACATGAATAAAACCTGCTGCCAGGCAAGGATATTCATCTTCCATACTACTGTGAATTCCCTGATACCACATTCCCAGATATGCCATATATTCACACAAAAATGCTCCCGCATTTCCATTCCAGTCCACCCAGGCATTCAAGGGTGACTGCTCATCTACTGCTGCCTCTATTGCTTCTACTGGAAGCGTGGCATGGCGTACAAAATTCACCGGTACAGTATCATCTGGGGGTGAAGGTGTTGGCTGATAAGGATATTCATAATCGTTCACCCAGCTCGCTAAATTCCGGGCATTATACTCTATCTCCCAGGGTCCTGCACCAGCACCCCAACTGATTATGGCAATAGGATTATAAATATCCACAGTTGCCCAGAAATCTTCCCAGGTTGCCTGATAATCCACTTCAAAATCTCGCGTTACACGATTAAATGCCGGAAAAAATGCATACACATCATAACCGCAATCTTCCCAGTTCTCTCCTATCCAGCCATCTGGATTTAATTCAGGATCATTGCTGAATTGATAGATCATTTCGCTGGTGGGTGACCAGTAACCAGTCAATACGATGTTTCGCCTTGCCTGCAATTGAAGTGAAAATAATATTAATAAAAAAATTAAAAAACCTATTTTCTTCATATATCCCTCCTGACTAAACTTATATATTATTCTTCTTTCTTCTAATTTATTTTCCGCAAAGCCTGAGCAATATTTAAGGAATTATCTCCTATATGCTCAAAATGCTTAAGCAGATCCATATATAATAATTCTCCCTGAACTTCTGCACCAGCCTGCAGGCGCTTCTGGGATGCCTTCTTTAATTCGTCACGACTACTATTGATCTTTTTCTCAAGCTTAAAGGCAAGTTCCAGTACTCGCTGCTCCATATGTCGATTCATCTGCTCCTTATTTAATGCCATAAATTCTATCACCATCTTACTGAAATCAAGAATTTCCACATCAGCATTATGATGCAAAGCTATCTTGCGGTCATAACGTCTCTGCAGGAGGTAAGTAAGCTTCATGCAGCTGTCACCTATATTCTCCAGCTCATTGATGATCCTCAGCATGGCATTCACATTCATCAGCGAGCTTTCGTTTAGATCTTCCTTGGTGCATTCCACCAGATAATAGGTTATCTGTTCCTGCATCTGATCGGTCAATTCTTCCAGATTACTCATCTCTTCTATCAATGTTCCCAGTTTTTTCTGCGGATTCTGATATAGATCAAGAAAAATATTAAACATCTTTTCAGTTACTTCTGTCATCGATTCTATCTCAAGCTTGGCATTCAAAAGATTCAATTGTGCCGTATCCTGCACCCCTGTTGAGATATATTGCAGTTTATAAGGTAATAGCGAACTTTCTTCCTTTTCCGGCAGCCATTTACTCACTATTTTAGCAATTACTCCGATCAAAGGAAGACAGATAAGGGTATTTGTTAAATTGAAAAGTGTGTGGAAAAGAGCCAGCTTCAAGGGCAAATGATGCATATCTGTTCTCTCCCAGAACGGACTAGCCCAATCCACCAGAACCAGGAACTGCTTAAAGAACAGCATTATCCAAAGCACTCCAAACAAGTTGAAGAGAAAATGCGCCCTCGCCGCCCGTTTGGCATTTACCGAAGTTCCCACTGCTGCCAGATTTGCTGTAATGGTAGTTCCAATATTCTCTCCCAGCACTATCGCACAGGCAGTTGGATAATCTATCCACCCCATAAATGCCATGGTCACCGTCACTGCCATCGCTGCTGATGACGATTGAACCACCATCGTAAGTACTGATCCCACTATCACAAAGATCACAAATGACCAGAAACCCAGACCTGTATAATTATTCAGAAATTCCAGAATATGAGGATTATCCTGAATATTAGGTACTGAATCCTTGAGAAAACTTAATCCCAGGAACAGCAATCCAAATCCGACCAGGATCTCGCCATAATCTCTTTTAGTTTTACTGCGACTCAGGAAAAAGGGGAACCCGATCCCGATTATAGGTATTGCAATAGAATCTATCTTAAATTTAAAACCAAAAAATGATACTATCCACGTAGTCACCGTAGTTCCAATATTCGCTCCCATGATCACGCCAATTGCCTGATGCAGACTCAATAAAGCAGCATTGGCAAAACTCACCACCATCACTGTGGTCGCAGATGATGACTGGATCATTGCTGTAATCATAAATCCCGTGAGTACAGCGGTATATCGATTTCGTGCCATATAGTTCAAAATGCTCTGCAATCGGTCACCAGCTGCCTTCTGGATCCCATCTGACATGATTCTCATTCCATAGAGAAACATCCCCAGTGATCCTAATATCTGTAATATTGTACCTATCATTTAATTCCTTCTGTAAAACTCTATTATTCTCGTTAAAGGTAATTTTTCACACCCCCAGATTCCTGTCAAAATTATTATTCCCCACCATCTCCTCAAAGTTCATTCTGTCCATAACGTCCATAATATTCATAATCCAGTAAAATATTAATAAAACTGGA encodes:
- a CDS encoding Na/Pi cotransporter family protein produces the protein MIGTILQILGSLGMFLYGMRIMSDGIQKAAGDRLQSILNYMARNRYTAVLTGFMITAMIQSSSATTVMVVSFANAALLSLHQAIGVIMGANIGTTVTTWIVSFFGFKFKIDSIAIPIIGIGFPFFLSRSKTKRDYGEILVGFGLLFLGLSFLKDSVPNIQDNPHILEFLNNYTGLGFWSFVIFVIVGSVLTMVVQSSSAAMAVTVTMAFMGWIDYPTACAIVLGENIGTTITANLAAVGTSVNAKRAARAHFLFNLFGVLWIMLFFKQFLVLVDWASPFWERTDMHHLPLKLALFHTLFNLTNTLICLPLIGVIAKIVSKWLPEKEESSLLPYKLQYISTGVQDTAQLNLLNAKLEIESMTEVTEKMFNIFLDLYQNPQKKLGTLIEEMSNLEELTDQMQEQITYYLVECTKEDLNESSLMNVNAMLRIINELENIGDSCMKLTYLLQRRYDRKIALHHNADVEILDFSKMVIEFMALNKEQMNRHMEQRVLELAFKLEKKINSSRDELKKASQKRLQAGAEVQGELLYMDLLKHFEHIGDNSLNIAQALRKIN